A single region of the Triticum dicoccoides isolate Atlit2015 ecotype Zavitan chromosome 2B, WEW_v2.0, whole genome shotgun sequence genome encodes:
- the LOC119368231 gene encoding uncharacterized protein LOC119368231 isoform X1, whose product MPGHTGCDSVDGADDEGRKERVRSLAAAALAVVEQAIDNPELFEGIFDQARAVLSDLGVDGYAEANGAELGGDSNNINHPNDDGGINWEELERESQELACVRANWFMAIRDVMPT is encoded by the exons ATGCCTGGTCATACTGGATGTGATTCTGTAGATGGAGCGGATGACGAGGGGAGGAAAGAACGTGTGCGCAGCTTAGCTGCAGCTGCGCTTGCTGTAGTTGAGCAAGCTATAGACAATCCAGAACTTTTTGAAG GGATATTTGACCAGGCCCGAGCGGTGCTGTCGGACCTAGGAGTTGATGGATATGCTGAAG caaatggagctgaattaggTGGTGACAGCAACAACATAAACCACCCCAATGACGACGGTGGCATCAACTGGGAAGAGCTGGAGAGGGAGAGCCAGGAATTAGCTTGTGTGAGAGCA AATTGGTTCATGGCCATAAGGGATGTCATGCCAACCTAA
- the LOC119368231 gene encoding uncharacterized protein LOC119368231 isoform X2, with protein MPGHTGCDSVDGADDEGRKERVRSLAAAALAVVEQAIDNPELFEGIFDQARAVLSDLGVDGYAEANGAELGGDSNNINHPNDDGGINWEELERESQELACVRAIRIGSWP; from the exons ATGCCTGGTCATACTGGATGTGATTCTGTAGATGGAGCGGATGACGAGGGGAGGAAAGAACGTGTGCGCAGCTTAGCTGCAGCTGCGCTTGCTGTAGTTGAGCAAGCTATAGACAATCCAGAACTTTTTGAAG GGATATTTGACCAGGCCCGAGCGGTGCTGTCGGACCTAGGAGTTGATGGATATGCTGAAG caaatggagctgaattaggTGGTGACAGCAACAACATAAACCACCCCAATGACGACGGTGGCATCAACTGGGAAGAGCTGGAGAGGGAGAGCCAGGAATTAGCTTGTGTGAGAGCA ATCAGAATTGGTTCATGGCCATAA